The Gammaproteobacteria bacterium genome has a segment encoding these proteins:
- a CDS encoding hydantoinase B/oxoprolinase family protein: MSGYRFWIDRGGTFTDVVARTPAGELVTRKLLSENPERYRDAALQGIREVLGLAPEAKIPAGMIDSVRMGTTVATNALLERKGEPTLLVTTRGFGDALRIGYQNRPDIFARHIVLPAPLYTQVIEADERIGADGEVVLPLNEDALQAGLQRAFDHGLRSVAIVFMHAYRFPAHEQCAAAIAQEIGFTQISVSHRVSPLIKFVARGDTAVVDAYLSPILRRYVDRVAGELEGVPLYFMQSNGGLVDSRRFQGKDSILSGPAGGIVGAVETGRALGCERLIGFDMGGTSTDVSHYAGEYERSLETEVAGTRLRVPMMHIHTVAAGGGSILHFDGARFRVGPDSAGANPGPACYRRGGPLTVTDANLMTGKLLPAHFPQIFGPDADQPLDAERVHTGFAELAHEVAQSTGVARDPEQLALGCLQIAVENMAHAIRRISVQRGYDVTRYTLSCFGGAGGQLACQVADALGMRDILIHPLAGVLSAYGMGLARLRVLLEYPVEAELDPALIEMLGAKLRELQAEGQASLQSQGVEAHTLETAVRVHVRYRGTDTALPVAYGDAAAIRAAFEDLHRERFGFAEPARALIVEALQVEVSGGGHAPDTLATTTQERPPEAVDQTRLYTLNAAHDGEGWLPAPVYRRESLSDGSDVDGPAVILEPNSTIIVEPGWRAQAGGGVLRLTRVQPLARRAALGTAVDPIMLEIFNNAFMAIAEQMGEILRNTSHSVNIKERLDFSCALFDVQGRLVANAPHIPVHLGSMGESVRHIARARAGRMRPGDAYLTNAPYSGGTHLPDVTLVTPVFDAQGEDLLFFVASRAHHADIGGISPGSMPPASRCIEEEGVLIDDFELMRGGEFQADALRGLLTAGPWPARNPDQNLADFRAQLAANARGVQELHRMVSHYSLDTVHAYMRHVQDNAEAAVRRVVRGLKDGACDMELDDGSLIRVQIRVDSEAGTAEIDFSGTSPQQAGNFNAPLAITKAAVLYVFRTLVDEPIPLNEGCLKPLRLIVPEGSLLNPRPPAAVVAGNVETSQCIVDALYGALGALAGSQGTMNNFTFGDARYQYYETIAGGAGAGPGFAGASAVQTHMTNSRLTDPEVLELRYPVRLESFVVRAGSGGAGQWPGGDGTVRRLRFLAPMQAAMLSNHRLRGAQGLAGGSPGLPGRNAVERSDGAAETLPSCARAEMAPGDVFVIETPGGGGYGRD; encoded by the coding sequence GTGAGCGGGTATCGTTTCTGGATCGATCGCGGCGGGACCTTCACCGACGTGGTGGCGCGCACACCCGCCGGCGAACTCGTTACCCGCAAGCTGCTTTCCGAAAATCCCGAACGTTATCGCGATGCCGCCCTGCAGGGCATCCGCGAGGTGCTGGGGCTTGCGCCCGAAGCGAAAATTCCGGCCGGGATGATCGATTCCGTGCGTATGGGCACCACGGTGGCCACCAACGCCCTGCTCGAACGCAAGGGCGAACCGACTTTGCTGGTCACCACGCGTGGTTTCGGCGACGCCCTGCGTATCGGCTATCAGAACCGTCCAGACATCTTCGCGCGCCACATCGTGCTGCCCGCACCGCTGTATACGCAGGTGATCGAGGCCGACGAGCGCATCGGCGCCGATGGCGAGGTGGTCCTGCCGTTGAACGAGGATGCGCTGCAGGCCGGTCTGCAACGGGCGTTCGATCACGGCCTGCGCAGCGTCGCAATCGTCTTCATGCATGCCTACCGGTTTCCCGCGCACGAGCAGTGCGCCGCAGCCATAGCGCAGGAAATCGGCTTTACCCAGATATCCGTTTCCCACCGGGTCAGTCCGTTGATCAAGTTCGTGGCGCGCGGCGATACCGCGGTGGTCGACGCGTACCTGTCGCCGATACTGCGCCGTTACGTGGACCGGGTCGCCGGGGAGCTCGAGGGCGTACCGCTTTATTTCATGCAGTCCAACGGCGGCCTGGTGGACAGCCGGCGGTTTCAGGGCAAGGACAGCATCCTCTCCGGACCGGCGGGCGGGATCGTCGGGGCGGTGGAGACGGGGCGTGCCCTGGGGTGCGAACGCCTGATCGGCTTCGACATGGGGGGCACCTCGACGGACGTGTCGCACTACGCCGGCGAATACGAGCGCAGCCTGGAAACCGAGGTCGCCGGCACCCGCCTGCGCGTGCCGATGATGCACATTCACACGGTGGCGGCCGGCGGCGGTTCCATCCTGCATTTCGACGGCGCACGCTTCCGGGTCGGGCCGGATTCGGCCGGCGCCAATCCCGGGCCGGCCTGTTACCGGCGCGGCGGTCCGCTGACCGTAACCGACGCCAACCTGATGACCGGCAAGTTGCTGCCGGCCCATTTCCCGCAGATCTTCGGTCCGGATGCGGACCAGCCGCTCGATGCCGAGCGGGTGCATACGGGGTTTGCCGAGCTGGCGCATGAAGTCGCGCAGTCGACCGGCGTGGCCCGCGATCCCGAACAGCTGGCGCTGGGCTGTCTGCAGATCGCGGTCGAGAACATGGCCCACGCCATCCGCCGCATTTCGGTGCAGCGCGGCTACGACGTGACCCGCTACACCCTGAGCTGCTTCGGCGGAGCCGGCGGCCAGCTGGCCTGCCAGGTGGCGGACGCGCTGGGCATGCGCGATATCCTGATCCACCCGCTCGCGGGCGTGTTGTCCGCCTATGGCATGGGGCTCGCCCGTTTGCGCGTGCTGCTGGAATATCCGGTGGAGGCCGAGCTCGATCCCGCTTTGATCGAAATGCTCGGGGCGAAGCTGCGCGAACTGCAGGCCGAAGGGCAGGCCTCGCTGCAAAGCCAGGGGGTGGAGGCGCATACGCTGGAGACCGCAGTGCGTGTGCATGTGCGTTACCGCGGCACCGATACCGCGCTGCCGGTCGCCTATGGCGATGCCGCGGCCATACGCGCGGCCTTCGAAGATCTGCACCGGGAGCGGTTCGGGTTCGCGGAACCGGCGCGGGCATTGATCGTCGAGGCGCTGCAGGTCGAGGTGTCCGGCGGCGGGCATGCGCCCGATACCCTGGCGACGACCACACAGGAACGGCCGCCGGAAGCGGTGGACCAGACCCGCTTGTACACCCTGAATGCCGCCCATGATGGCGAGGGATGGCTGCCGGCCCCGGTTTACCGGCGCGAATCGCTGAGTGATGGGTCGGACGTCGATGGGCCGGCCGTGATCCTGGAGCCCAACAGCACCATCATCGTCGAGCCGGGCTGGCGAGCCCAGGCCGGCGGGGGCGTGCTGCGACTCACCCGTGTTCAGCCGCTGGCCAGGCGGGCGGCGTTGGGAACGGCGGTGGACCCCATCATGCTGGAGATCTTCAACAACGCCTTCATGGCCATCGCCGAGCAGATGGGCGAGATCCTGCGCAACACCAGCCATTCGGTGAACATCAAGGAGCGGCTGGATTTTTCCTGCGCGCTGTTCGACGTTCAGGGCCGGCTGGTGGCGAACGCCCCGCACATTCCGGTGCACCTCGGCTCCATGGGGGAGAGCGTGCGCCACATCGCCAGGGCAAGGGCCGGCCGCATGCGCCCGGGCGATGCCTATCTCACCAACGCGCCCTATTCGGGCGGGACACACCTGCCCGACGTGACGCTGGTGACGCCGGTCTTCGATGCGCAGGGCGAGGATCTGCTGTTTTTCGTGGCCAGTCGGGCGCATCACGCCGACATCGGCGGCATCTCGCCAGGGTCCATGCCCCCGGCCAGCCGGTGCATCGAGGAAGAGGGCGTGCTGATCGACGACTTCGAACTCATGCGCGGTGGCGAATTCCAGGCCGATGCGCTGCGGGGCCTGCTCACCGCCGGCCCCTGGCCGGCGCGCAATCCGGATCAGAACCTCGCCGACTTCAGGGCGCAGCTCGCCGCCAATGCGCGCGGGGTGCAGGAGCTGCACAGGATGGTCTCCCATTACAGCCTGGACACCGTGCACGCCTACATGCGGCATGTGCAGGACAATGCCGAGGCGGCCGTGCGCCGGGTGGTACGGGGTCTGAAGGACGGCGCCTGCGACATGGAGCTGGACGACGGTTCGCTGATCCGTGTGCAGATCCGTGTCGATAGTGAGGCCGGTACGGCCGAGATCGACTTCTCCGGCACCAGCCCGCAGCAGGCGGGCAACTTCAACGCCCCGCTGGCGATCACCAAGGCCGCCGTCCTGTACGTGTTCCGCACCCTGGTCGACGAGCCGATTCCTCTCAACGAGGGCTGTCTCAAGCCGCTGCGCCTGATCGTACCCGAGGGATCGCTGCTCAACCCGCGTCCGCCCGCTGCGGTGGTGGCGGGCAACGTGGAAACCTCGCAGTGCATCGTCGATGCCCTGTACGGGGCCCTGGGCGCCCTGGCGGGCTCGCAGGGGACGATGAACAACTTCACCTTCGGCGATGCGCGTTACCAGTACTACGAGACCATCGCCGGCGGTGCCGGCGCGGGCCCGGGGTTCGCCGGGGCCAGTGCCGTACAGACCCATATGACCAATTCGCGTCTGACCGACCCGGAGGTGCTGGAACTGCGCTACCCTGTGCGGCTGGAATCCTTTGTCGTCCGGGCGGGCAGCGGCGGTGCCGGGCAATGGCCGGGCGGAGACGGGACGGTGCGCCGGTTGCGCTTCCTGGCGCCGATGCAGGCGGCGATGCTGTCCAATCACCGCCTGCGGGGCGCGCAGGGCCTGGCGGGCGGGTCGCCGGGGCTGCCCGGGCGCAACGCGGTGGAGCGTAGCGACGGTGCGGCGGAGACCCTGCCGTCGTGCGCCCGCGCCGAAATGGCCCCGGGCGACGTGTTCGTCATCGAGACCCCCGGTGGGGGCGGTTATGGGCGTGATTAG